TCAAATTTGATATCAACACTCTTCAGATGGCTAAGTGCAAACGGTTTCTCGGGTGGAGTGTAACTTCTTTGTATTTCCGCTGGCTTTTTAGGTACCTAATACGGAACTCAAATACTTTACTACATTGATCAATCATAAATGGTTGAGTAAATCACGGTTGTTCATCTGCAAATATAATACCTTGGAAAGCTGAAGAGTGAGCTTCTCAAGAATTGGTGAATGTTTGAGAAAGCAACTTAATATATTGAGGTCACTAGCAATGTCTGGACACCATTCGCTGAGCAACAAAGTCTTTAGCTTGCTAAATGTTGGGCATAATTTTAAATCCCTGTTGACAATGAACTGCGCAAAGGAGCAAAACCGTTAATTTGCTAAAGTTTTGTTTCATAAGATGTGATTACATTATATGGATTGGTAAATAAAAACTTTTTAAAAAAATTGTGTTATGTCAGGAACTAAGATAGTAAAAATTGCATCGTGTACTCTATGAGCAACATAGATCTTTTTTGATAGGGGAAACAAAACTGAAGTAGGTGGAAGCAAACATACCACTTGAGAATCAACTAACAACTCCAACTCTGCAACTTCTGATAATCCTTTCAAAAGCACAGACTCGCCACGCCAATCATGAGCACCAGAACCAAAACAGCCATAACATTGATGATCATCACAATAGCCGTAGTCAAATTTACTACAAGAATCATGACAATCCGATTCAAGTCTAACAACTGCTGAAGCTAACATTGGCATGCTTTCCAGTACCGGAGCCCTACGCAGTTCACCCATTAGTTCGAGTGAAACAAGGCCCGGCACACAGATATGGGCGCGAACGGGATCTGTCTGGAAAAAACTAGAGAAAATTCTGAGATGTTTCAAGAATGGAGAAGAGATATTCCCTACAATGTCGCAATCATCCATGGTGAGATGAACCAACGACGGACACCCCGAGAAATCGAGTGTGCTGCTGTGCACATACACCATCGTGAGTTCCAATCTCGTGAGGTAGGGGGATATGAGTGGGACATTGGGAAACCCTAGAGTCTCGTGGTCTTCCGGGTCCGTGTAGATGCCAGTGGTGGTGCGCAGCGCCAGCAGCTCCCGGGGTCCACACATCACGGCGTGCCGGAACCAAGTGTTCACGTGCGTCTCGTTGGCGGGGAGGAACGCCTCGAAATCGAAGTCGCACTCGTCGAGGTCGAGCTCGAAGGACTCGAGGCGGACGCGGGGGTCGCGAAGGAAGAGCAGGTTGTCGACGAAGTTGACGAACCACACAGCGTTCTTGCACCCATTAACGCCGGTGATGCGCAAGGCGGCGGCGGATTTCCAGAGGTGCCGCCAGCGCCGCGCGAGCAGGCACGTCCGCACCACTTCGTGCGCGGGGAGGAAGGAGAGCACGTGTTGGATGCTAATTACACTTTCTTGGCCTTGTGGGATATTTCGGTCTCAGCCTCTGACACCTTAGTAGCACTAATGTGATTGCTCCCTACAATGTAGTGTCGTAGGAGGCCAAGGAGATGTGGAGGCTTGTAGGTGCTGTCCAGTTTAGGAGGATCAaaaagaagatcttggcgggaTCGCAGAGACGGCTTCACCCGTCCAAGGAACGTTTCCATGTCCAGGGGCTTGGGCATGAAGCCCATGAGCTTTTCAACCACCACCCAAGGGAGCTGGTTCTCAAGTAGCACAATGTCGCTGAAGATTCGGCGGTCATTGGAGCTGAAAACACTATTCAGCAACGGATCCACATCCACTGCCGTGCCGTCATCATCATCACTGCTGTGTCCGCACCAAGACATCATCAGCAAGAAGCAGCCATCATAGAACATCATAGGCTTGAAATCATCATCGCCGAAACGTTGCACCTTGTCCTTGTCGTAGTGGCTGCGGGCTTCGTCCGCTACTGCGAAGACCGCCCCATACACCTCCTCAACGGAGCGCCCCGAATCCTTGATGAAGTGGCAGGCGGCCGCGTACTTGGCGCTCTCCATCTGCCGGAAGTCCGGGCTCTTGCCGTGGTGGTAAGGGCCGATGGACACGACCTTTGGGGCGGCGTACTGGGTGGAGAGATCTTTCATGCTTGCAGGGAAGAGGTGGATCTTCGTTTCCATCTCGCCAACTTCATCCTCAAATGCTTGTGCTGCTTGCTCAAACACTTCGATCGGGCTACTCCAGTCGTACTGATGATCAGTACTCTCAACCAGCTTCAGCTGCTGCTGTCCCCTTGAGCTAACGACC
This region of Lolium perenne isolate Kyuss_39 chromosome 2, Kyuss_2.0, whole genome shotgun sequence genomic DNA includes:
- the LOC139835840 gene encoding putative F-box/FBD/LRR-repeat protein At5g56810; the encoded protein is HVLSFLPAHEVVRTCLLARRWRHLWKSAAALRITGVNGCKNAVWFVNFVDNLLFLRDPRVRLESFELDLDECDFDFEAFLPANETHVNTWFRHAVMCGPRELLALRTTTGIYTDPEDHETLGFPNVPLISPYLTRLELTMVYVHSSTLDFSGCPSLVHLTMDDCDIVGNISSPFLKHLRIFSSFFQTDPVRAHICVPGLVSLELMGELRRAPVLESMPMLASAVVRLESDCHDSCSKFDYGYCDDHQCYGCFGSGAHDWRGESVLLKGLSEVAELELLVDSQVVCLLPPTSVLFPLSKKIYVAHRFIVNRDLKLCPTFSKLKTLLLSEWCPDIASDLNILSCFLKHSPILEKLTLQLSKVPKKPAEIQRSYTPPEKPFALSHLKSVDIKFDEVDGKVLNILRTHGVPLEKVNIQRTKLLDLNMS
- the LOC127329448 gene encoding UPF0481 protein At3g47200-like is translated as MQIPCDYDQLAFADWKGRPMETTAWVPGIPLEMTIAAPASHGDLVVSSRGQQQLKLVESTDHQYDWSSPIEVFEQAAQAFEDEVGEMETKIHLFPASMKDLSTQYAAPKVVSIGPYHHGKSPDFRQMESAKYAAACHFIKDSGRSVEEVYGAVFAVADEARSHYDKDKVQRFGDDDFKPMMFYDGCFLLMMSWCGHSSDDDDGTAVDVDPLLNSVFSSNDRRIFSDIVLLENQLPWVVVEKLMGFMPKPLDMETFLGRVKPSLRSRQDLLFDPPKLDSTYKPPHLLGLLRHYIVGSNHISATKVSEAETEISHKAKKV